One genomic segment of Microbacterium sp. ProA8 includes these proteins:
- a CDS encoding beta-galactosidase, giving the protein MAATLHPRRVDAFGELAGELGLCFGGDYNPEQWPRDIWREDAELMVRAGVNLVTVGVFSWARLEPSPGELDFGWLDEVLDLLHAHGIAVDLATPTASPPPWLGILHPETLPVNPDGVRLVAGSRNQFTPASRVYREHALSIATAMAERYVDHPAVRMWHVGNEFGQIDFGDEAAREFRLWLRERYGTIEALNDAWGTLVWAQRYRDFDEILPPRRMPYLVNPAQSLDFRRYTSWALQRVFTEQRDAIRAAGATQPITTNFMGFEPLTDLWEWAADVDVIADDQYPDHGSATASSDIALVQDLMRSLGGGRPWALMEQAVSATSWRPHNLPKTADRARLDSLQAVARGADAICFFQWRQARTGAERFHSALLPHAGADTEVFASACALGADLQKLRPVVGGRVAASVGVLFDWPSWWAAEEPGRPTERLRTLEQVQRWHRALWRRGIAVDLVKPGADLSSYAAVLVPHSYIVETDAATALRAAVERGASLVVGPFSGVADANAGILTGRSPVLLRDLVGVSGEEWVGLPDAPTPVAAESAWTTGPARAEASVLGERLRADGAEVLARFEGGHLAGAPAITRHRVGEGTAWYLGAVLSDAALAAVLDEALDAAGVTGVVPERVLPEDVEGIRRGDALFLLNHGEGTRHVTVPGPHRDLLSDADVDGQATLAPGAAMVLIERHAE; this is encoded by the coding sequence GTCTTCAGCTGGGCGCGCCTCGAGCCGTCGCCCGGAGAACTCGACTTCGGGTGGCTCGACGAGGTGCTCGATCTGCTGCATGCGCACGGCATCGCCGTGGACCTCGCGACCCCGACGGCCTCGCCGCCGCCGTGGCTCGGCATCCTCCACCCCGAGACGCTGCCGGTGAACCCCGACGGCGTGCGCCTCGTCGCCGGATCGCGCAACCAGTTCACGCCCGCGTCGCGCGTGTACCGCGAGCACGCGCTGTCCATCGCGACCGCGATGGCCGAGCGCTACGTGGACCACCCCGCGGTGCGCATGTGGCACGTCGGCAACGAGTTCGGCCAGATCGACTTCGGCGACGAGGCGGCGCGCGAGTTCCGGCTGTGGCTGCGCGAGCGCTACGGCACGATCGAGGCGCTCAACGACGCGTGGGGCACGCTCGTGTGGGCCCAGCGCTACCGCGACTTCGACGAGATCCTGCCGCCGCGCCGCATGCCGTATCTGGTGAACCCGGCGCAGTCGCTCGACTTCCGCCGCTACACCTCGTGGGCCCTGCAGCGCGTGTTCACCGAGCAGCGCGATGCGATCCGCGCGGCCGGGGCGACGCAGCCCATCACGACGAACTTCATGGGCTTCGAGCCGCTCACCGACCTCTGGGAATGGGCGGCCGACGTCGACGTCATCGCCGACGACCAGTACCCCGATCACGGCTCGGCGACCGCGTCGTCCGACATCGCCCTCGTGCAGGACCTCATGCGCTCGCTCGGCGGCGGGCGGCCGTGGGCCCTGATGGAGCAGGCGGTGAGTGCGACCTCGTGGCGCCCGCACAACCTGCCCAAGACCGCCGACCGCGCGCGCCTCGACTCGCTCCAGGCGGTCGCGCGCGGTGCCGACGCGATCTGCTTCTTCCAGTGGCGCCAGGCGCGCACCGGGGCCGAGCGCTTCCACTCCGCGCTGCTGCCGCACGCCGGCGCCGACACCGAGGTGTTCGCGAGCGCCTGCGCCCTCGGCGCCGACCTGCAGAAGCTGCGGCCGGTCGTCGGCGGGCGGGTGGCGGCATCCGTCGGCGTCCTCTTCGACTGGCCCTCGTGGTGGGCCGCCGAGGAGCCCGGGCGGCCGACCGAGCGCCTGCGCACCCTCGAGCAGGTGCAGCGCTGGCATCGCGCGCTGTGGCGCCGGGGCATCGCGGTCGACCTCGTGAAGCCGGGCGCCGACCTGTCGTCCTATGCGGCGGTGCTCGTGCCGCACTCGTACATCGTCGAGACGGATGCCGCCACCGCCCTCCGCGCGGCGGTCGAGCGCGGTGCGAGCCTCGTGGTGGGGCCGTTCTCCGGTGTCGCCGACGCGAACGCGGGGATCCTCACCGGACGCTCGCCGGTGCTGCTGCGCGACCTCGTCGGCGTGAGCGGCGAGGAGTGGGTGGGCCTGCCGGACGCCCCCACGCCCGTCGCGGCGGAATCCGCCTGGACGACCGGCCCGGCGAGGGCCGAGGCATCCGTGCTCGGTGAACGCCTGCGCGCGGACGGCGCCGAGGTGCTCGCGCGCTTCGAGGGCGGGCACCTCGCCGGCGCGCCCGCGATCACGCGGCACCGCGTGGGGGAGGGCACGGCCTGGTACCTCGGCGCCGTGCTGTCGGATGCCGCTCTCGCCGCCGTCCTCGACGAGGCCCTCGACGCGGCAGGCGTGACCGGCGTCGTGCCGGAGCGCGTGCTGCCCGAAGACGTCGAGGGGATCCGTCGCGGCGACGCCCTCTTCCTGCTCAACCACGGTGAGGGGACGCGGCACGTCACCGTGCCCGGACCCCACCGGGATCTCTTGTCGGACGCGGATGTCGACGGCCAGGCCACTCTGGCCCCCGGCGCCGCCATGGTGCTCATCGAAAGGCACGCAGAGTGA